In one Streptomyces marincola genomic region, the following are encoded:
- a CDS encoding ATP-binding protein has protein sequence MAHCPELTGRDAGDPAGPRVLDLRGAVDVPRLLTRGPGERVIVSGLPGSGKSTLMRRARGAVRLIDSQEVRESWARRLPDRLPYAVYRPAVRVAHYARLWRALRGPVSVLVHDCGRTSWVRNWLGRDARRRGTAYHLLLLDVSADTALAGQYERGRAVSGRAFARHRRAMARLFSEVEAGRLPSGCASVLILDRSAAGALDAIVFGADEPSDSHR, from the coding sequence ATGGCGCACTGCCCGGAACTGACAGGGCGCGACGCGGGAGACCCCGCGGGTCCCCGTGTCCTCGATCTGCGGGGCGCCGTCGACGTGCCGCGCCTCCTCACCCGCGGCCCCGGCGAGCGGGTCATCGTCTCCGGGCTGCCGGGCAGCGGCAAGTCCACCCTGATGCGGCGGGCGCGCGGCGCGGTGCGCCTCATCGACTCGCAGGAGGTCAGGGAGAGCTGGGCGCGCAGGCTGCCGGACCGGCTGCCGTACGCCGTGTACCGCCCCGCGGTCCGCGTGGCCCACTACGCGCGGCTGTGGCGGGCGCTGCGCGGCCCGGTGAGCGTGCTGGTGCACGACTGCGGCAGGACCTCATGGGTGCGTAACTGGCTCGGCCGCGACGCCAGGCGCCGCGGCACCGCGTACCACCTGCTGCTCCTCGACGTCTCCGCGGACACCGCGCTCGCGGGGCAGTACGAGCGGGGGCGGGCGGTGTCGGGGCGGGCGTTCGCGCGGCACAGGCGCGCCATGGCCCGGCTGTTCAGCGAGGTCGAGGCGGGACGGCTGCCGTCCGGCTGCGCGTCGGTGCTGATCCTCGACCGGTCGGCGGCCGGCGCCCTCGACGCCATCGTCTTCGGCGCGGACGAGCCGAGCGACAGCCACCGCTGA
- a CDS encoding SDR family oxidoreductase — translation MTNAHTGTGVALVTGASRGLGAVIARRLAADGWAVAVNYRSGDEAARQVVEDIRAAGGTAESFGGDVTDEAAVAALVAEVGDRLGPLGALILNATGPQPMIAPEELTWRDHLDQLDFFVKSPTLLVRAALPALREHGAGRIVQIGSDVLERALPEMAAYTAAKAAQHSLTVGWARAFGRHGITVNTVAPGWIPVERHAGTSPESFASYAAEVPLGRMGTPEDVAATVAFLASPAAAFITGERVKVNGGHTLG, via the coding sequence ATGACAAACGCACATACGGGCACGGGCGTTGCCCTGGTCACGGGCGCCTCACGCGGACTCGGCGCCGTCATCGCCCGGCGCCTGGCGGCCGACGGCTGGGCCGTGGCCGTGAACTACCGTTCCGGGGACGAGGCGGCCCGGCAGGTGGTCGAGGACATCCGCGCGGCCGGCGGCACGGCGGAGTCCTTCGGCGGCGACGTGACGGACGAGGCGGCCGTCGCCGCCCTGGTCGCCGAGGTCGGGGACCGCCTCGGCCCGCTCGGCGCCCTGATCCTCAACGCCACGGGGCCCCAGCCGATGATCGCCCCCGAGGAGCTGACCTGGCGGGACCACCTGGACCAGCTCGACTTCTTCGTGAAGAGCCCCACCCTGCTGGTGCGCGCGGCCCTGCCCGCGCTGCGCGAGCACGGCGCCGGCCGGATCGTCCAGATCGGCTCCGACGTCCTGGAGCGCGCGCTCCCCGAGATGGCCGCGTACACCGCGGCCAAGGCCGCGCAGCACAGCCTCACCGTCGGCTGGGCCCGCGCGTTCGGCCGGCACGGCATCACCGTCAACACCGTCGCCCCCGGCTGGATCCCGGTCGAGCGCCACGCCGGCACGTCCCCCGAGTCGTTCGCCTCCTACGCCGCCGAGGTGCCGCTCGGCCGCATGGGCACTCCTGAGGACGTCGCGGCCACCGTCGCCTTCCTCGCCTCGCCCGCCGCGGCGTTCATCACCGGAGAACGCGTCAAGGTCAACGGCGGCCACACGCTCGGCTGA
- a CDS encoding ArsR/SmtB family transcription factor: MGTRRAHGAGPDLASVARLLADGTRAGFCMALLDGRAWTAKELAHHEGVAPSTATEHLHALVRGNLLTEERQGRHRYVRLAGPHVAELVEGLAALAPERPAAARSLSAASRRRALAHARTCYDHLAGALGVAITDAMTERRLLDPGHGLGLTRAGADWLRELGVVVPAGTRRPAVRSCLDWTERRPHLAGAVGAALCGHAFDAGWITRVGTTRAVVVTHAGRRALRRHLGLSGGLLAPAEAVSPGSGAAPGRA, encoded by the coding sequence ATGGGAACGCGGCGCGCACACGGAGCCGGCCCCGATCTCGCCTCCGTGGCGAGATTGCTGGCCGACGGGACACGCGCGGGCTTCTGCATGGCCCTGCTCGACGGCCGGGCGTGGACGGCGAAGGAGCTGGCGCACCACGAGGGCGTGGCGCCCTCGACGGCGACCGAGCACTTGCACGCGCTCGTGCGCGGGAACCTGCTCACCGAGGAGCGCCAGGGCCGCCACCGCTACGTGCGGCTGGCCGGTCCGCACGTCGCCGAGCTGGTCGAGGGCCTGGCCGCGCTGGCACCCGAACGTCCCGCCGCCGCCCGCTCCCTGTCGGCGGCGAGCCGCCGGCGGGCCCTCGCCCACGCCCGCACCTGCTACGACCACCTGGCCGGGGCCCTCGGCGTCGCGATCACCGACGCGATGACCGAACGCCGGCTGCTCGACCCCGGGCACGGACTCGGCCTCACCCGCGCCGGCGCGGACTGGCTGAGGGAGCTGGGCGTCGTCGTCCCGGCGGGCACCCGCCGGCCGGCGGTGCGGTCCTGCCTCGACTGGACGGAGCGCCGCCCCCACCTGGCCGGAGCCGTGGGGGCCGCGCTGTGCGGGCACGCGTTCGACGCGGGCTGGATCACCCGCGTGGGCACCACGCGCGCCGTCGTCGTCACCCACGCCGGCCGGCGGGCGCTGCGCCGTCACCTCGGCCTGTCCGGCGGCCTGCTCGCGCCGGCGGAGGCGGTCTCCCCCGGCTCCGGCGCCGCGCCGGGCCGCGCCTGA
- a CDS encoding flavin reductase family protein: protein MHTAHPTALPAAAGPTHVEIEPGVLYFGTPVVLLSTENEDGSFNLAPVSSAWALARTVVIGLGRDGQTAHNLGSRPELVISLPSPAQWPAVERLAALTGRYPVPATKPEGCRYEPDKFAAAGLTGEPSHLVGPPRVAACPIQLEARAERVRPDGSGGFLVVEAVVRKVHADARIVVPGTDHIDPAAWSPLVYNFRHYFGLGPELGHSYRTRTPRGAGAPAARPAGG from the coding sequence ATGCACACCGCACATCCCACCGCCCTGCCCGCCGCGGCAGGCCCCACCCACGTGGAGATCGAGCCCGGCGTCCTGTACTTCGGCACGCCGGTGGTGCTCCTGTCCACGGAGAACGAGGACGGCTCGTTCAACCTGGCTCCCGTGTCCTCCGCATGGGCCCTCGCGCGGACGGTCGTCATCGGGCTCGGCCGCGACGGGCAGACCGCGCACAACCTCGGGAGCCGGCCCGAGCTGGTGATCAGCCTGCCGTCCCCCGCCCAGTGGCCTGCCGTGGAGCGGCTGGCGGCGCTGACCGGGCGGTACCCGGTGCCCGCGACCAAACCGGAGGGCTGCCGCTACGAGCCGGACAAGTTCGCCGCGGCCGGCCTGACCGGTGAGCCCTCCCACCTGGTCGGGCCGCCCCGCGTCGCCGCGTGCCCGATCCAGCTGGAGGCCCGTGCCGAGCGGGTGCGTCCGGACGGCTCCGGCGGCTTCCTCGTCGTCGAGGCCGTCGTGCGCAAGGTGCACGCCGACGCCCGCATCGTCGTGCCCGGCACCGACCACATCGACCCCGCCGCCTGGAGCCCCCTCGTCTACAACTTCCGCCACTACTTCGGGCTCGGCCCCGAGCTCGGCCACTCCTACCGCACCCGCACGCCCCGCGGCGCCGGGGCGCCTGCCGCGCGGCCCGCCGGCGGGTGA
- a CDS encoding HAD family hydrolase, which produces MAYRGLILDFAGVLATGIRESIRDWCLGEKLEADAWRHALETDPAGRRSYLDLEAGRLSQADWNRLTARALGLPDGENLMGRAWARVRPAAEVIALARAAREAGMTVAMLSNSFGLAPYDPYAHVGVWDLFDVAVISEREFVAKPDPRIYRLTLERMGLPGEACVFVDDRPENLPPAAALGITTVHATADGAWLADLTRLLALPSAAADGDAPGTRPDGDAP; this is translated from the coding sequence GTGGCATACCGCGGGCTGATCCTCGACTTCGCCGGGGTGCTGGCGACGGGCATCAGGGAGTCGATCCGGGACTGGTGCCTGGGCGAGAAGCTGGAGGCCGACGCGTGGCGGCACGCCCTGGAGACCGATCCGGCCGGCCGCCGGTCCTACCTGGACCTGGAGGCCGGGCGGCTGTCCCAGGCCGACTGGAACCGGCTGACCGCGCGGGCGCTCGGCCTGCCGGACGGCGAGAACCTCATGGGCAGGGCGTGGGCGCGGGTGCGGCCTGCCGCCGAGGTGATCGCGCTGGCCCGCGCGGCGCGCGAGGCCGGGATGACGGTGGCCATGCTGTCCAACTCCTTCGGCCTGGCCCCCTACGACCCGTACGCGCACGTCGGCGTGTGGGACCTGTTCGACGTCGCGGTGATCTCGGAGCGCGAGTTCGTGGCGAAGCCGGACCCGCGCATCTACCGCCTGACGCTGGAGCGCATGGGGCTGCCGGGCGAGGCGTGCGTGTTCGTCGACGACCGGCCCGAGAACCTGCCCCCGGCCGCCGCGCTCGGCATCACCACGGTGCACGCCACCGCGGACGGGGCCTGGCTCGCCGACCTGACGCGCCTGCTCGCGCTGCCGTCCGCCGCGGCGGACGGCGACGCGCCCGGAACCCGGCCGGACGGCGACGCGCCCTGA
- the rhaS gene encoding rhamnose ABC transporter substrate-binding protein gives MPVTPGRPRVGPRTGVRVGTALAACAALLATACSGTTRGEEDDEAGAADPAASADPSAPIEEGLSVAFLPKQVNNPYFTVANEGGRAAVEEFGGEYKETGPSEASASSQVSYINTLSQQQTDVIAIAANDPGAVCGALEGARSAGARVVTFDSDSDPGCRDLFVNQATAEGIARTQVELISEQIGGEGQIAVLSATPNATNQNAWIALMEEELEKPEHAGIELVTVAYGNDEDEKSFQETQGLLRSYPDLAGIVSPTTVGLAAAARYLSGTEYRGEVALTGLGTPNQMREFVADGTVEAFALWNPADLGHLAAWAGAALASGRITGAEGETFTAGDLGEFTIEADGTVVLGPPTVFTEENIDDYSF, from the coding sequence ATGCCCGTGACCCCTGGTCGCCCGCGCGTCGGCCCGCGCACCGGCGTGCGCGTCGGCACGGCCCTGGCCGCGTGCGCGGCCCTGCTCGCCACCGCCTGCTCGGGGACGACGCGCGGCGAGGAGGACGACGAGGCCGGCGCCGCCGATCCGGCGGCGAGCGCCGATCCTTCGGCCCCCATCGAGGAGGGCCTGTCCGTGGCCTTCCTGCCCAAGCAGGTCAACAACCCCTATTTCACGGTCGCCAACGAGGGCGGCCGGGCGGCCGTCGAGGAGTTCGGCGGCGAGTACAAGGAGACCGGTCCCTCGGAGGCGAGCGCGTCCTCGCAGGTCAGCTACATCAACACGCTCTCGCAGCAGCAGACGGACGTCATCGCGATCGCCGCCAACGACCCGGGCGCCGTGTGCGGTGCGCTGGAGGGCGCGCGTTCGGCGGGCGCACGCGTGGTGACGTTCGACTCGGACAGCGACCCGGGGTGCCGCGACCTGTTCGTCAACCAGGCGACGGCCGAGGGCATCGCGCGCACCCAAGTCGAACTGATCTCCGAGCAGATCGGGGGCGAGGGGCAGATCGCGGTGCTCTCCGCCACCCCCAACGCCACCAACCAGAACGCGTGGATCGCGCTGATGGAGGAGGAACTGGAGAAGCCGGAGCACGCGGGGATCGAGCTGGTGACGGTCGCCTACGGCAACGACGAGGACGAGAAGTCCTTCCAGGAGACCCAGGGCCTGCTGCGCTCCTACCCGGACCTCGCGGGGATCGTCTCGCCCACCACGGTCGGCCTGGCCGCGGCGGCCCGGTACCTGTCGGGCACGGAGTACCGCGGTGAGGTGGCGCTCACGGGGCTCGGCACGCCGAACCAGATGCGGGAGTTCGTGGCGGACGGCACCGTGGAGGCGTTCGCCCTGTGGAACCCGGCCGACCTGGGCCACCTCGCCGCCTGGGCGGGCGCGGCCCTGGCCTCGGGGCGGATCACCGGGGCGGAGGGCGAGACGTTCACGGCCGGAGATCTCGGCGAGTTCACCATCGAGGCGGACGGCACGGTCGTCCTCGGCCCGCCGACCGTCTTCACCGAGGAGAACATCGACGACTACTCGTTCTGA
- a CDS encoding ABC transporter permease encodes MAHDTLRARPRDPRAAGAGGGRAGALLRRWDTAVVLALVAVVVGAALLVDGFATGRNAEFLLLDAVAIGLVALPVTLIVVTGEIDLSVASTLGLCSAVMGQLWLSGWPLELIVPAAVALGAVLGAVNGLFVTGFGLPSLAVTIGTLAAYRGLAFVVLGDRAVADFPGDWTDAAISTVPGGALPWAMVATALLAAGFGVVLHATPFGRELFALGSNAEAARFSGVAVRRHKFWLFVACGAVSGLAGVYWTLRYASARADNGEGLELAVVAAVLLGGVSIFGGRGTLLGVCAGVLLLGALRNALQLADVPSDTLDIVTGSLLIVSVVAPNAVARLRARRTRARPPSGPGAPGAPAPGRRPSPAPPSGERNP; translated from the coding sequence ATGGCGCATGACACGCTCCGGGCGCGACCGCGGGACCCGCGCGCCGCGGGGGCCGGGGGCGGGAGGGCCGGCGCGCTGCTGCGCCGCTGGGACACGGCCGTGGTGCTCGCCCTGGTCGCGGTGGTCGTGGGCGCCGCCCTGCTCGTCGACGGCTTCGCCACGGGCCGCAACGCGGAGTTCCTGCTGCTCGACGCGGTCGCGATCGGCCTGGTCGCGCTGCCGGTGACGCTGATCGTCGTCACCGGCGAGATCGACCTCTCGGTGGCGAGCACCCTGGGCCTGTGCAGTGCCGTGATGGGGCAGCTGTGGCTGTCCGGCTGGCCCCTCGAACTGATCGTGCCGGCGGCGGTCGCCCTGGGCGCGGTGCTCGGCGCGGTCAACGGCCTGTTCGTGACCGGGTTCGGGCTGCCCTCGCTCGCCGTCACGATCGGCACCCTCGCGGCCTACCGCGGGCTGGCGTTCGTGGTGCTCGGCGACCGGGCGGTCGCGGACTTCCCCGGCGACTGGACCGACGCCGCCATCTCGACGGTGCCAGGCGGCGCGCTGCCGTGGGCGATGGTGGCGACGGCGCTGCTCGCGGCCGGTTTCGGCGTGGTGCTGCACGCGACGCCGTTCGGCCGGGAGCTGTTCGCGCTGGGCAGCAACGCCGAGGCCGCGCGTTTCTCCGGCGTCGCCGTGCGCCGCCACAAGTTCTGGCTGTTCGTGGCCTGCGGCGCGGTGTCAGGACTGGCCGGCGTGTACTGGACGCTGCGGTACGCCAGCGCGCGGGCCGACAACGGCGAGGGGCTCGAACTCGCGGTCGTCGCCGCCGTCCTGCTCGGCGGCGTGTCGATCTTCGGCGGCCGGGGCACGCTGCTCGGCGTGTGCGCCGGCGTGCTCCTGCTCGGCGCCCTGCGCAACGCGCTGCAACTGGCCGACGTGCCGTCGGACACGTTGGACATCGTCACCGGATCGCTGCTGATCGTCTCGGTCGTCGCGCCGAACGCCGTGGCGCGCCTTCGCGCCCGGCGCACGCGCGCGCGGCCCCCGTCAGGCCCCGGCGCGCCGGGCGCACCCGCGCCCGGCCGCCGCCCGTCCCCCGCTCCGCCGTCCGGCGAAAGGAACCCCTGA
- a CDS encoding ABC transporter permease, which produces MSAAAAGAGTRRAWAVRELGVLLALVLLVAVTAADNSRFLSAQSVRDVLLSASILIVLAVGQTVVVLTRNIDLSAGSVLGLAAFATGTLFASAPGTPIPLAVLAGVGIGALCGLLNGALVALARVPALVITLGTLYVLRGVGHSWASGDQINAADMPGAFLDLGTATLLGVPVLALLAAAVLLVVATWLSSYRSGRELYAIGSEPAAARLSGIPVGRRVFTAFLVSGSLAGLAGVLYAARYGTVDATAGTGLELQVVAAVVVGGVAIFGGSGTAWGAALGALLLTTIGSSLAVLRVDPFWQQAVVGALILAAIGLDRLLAARTAAGAARARGRAGPPPERADSTAGAGGRGTGRKAGNHGA; this is translated from the coding sequence GTGAGCGCGGCAGCCGCCGGCGCCGGGACGCGCCGGGCGTGGGCCGTGCGCGAACTGGGCGTGCTGCTCGCGCTCGTCCTGCTGGTCGCGGTGACGGCGGCCGACAACTCCCGTTTCCTGTCCGCGCAGAGCGTGCGCGACGTGCTGCTGAGCGCGTCGATCCTGATCGTCCTCGCGGTGGGCCAGACGGTCGTGGTCCTCACCCGCAACATCGACCTGTCCGCGGGGTCCGTGCTCGGCCTCGCCGCGTTCGCGACCGGCACGCTGTTCGCCTCCGCGCCCGGCACGCCGATCCCGCTCGCGGTGCTGGCCGGCGTCGGGATCGGCGCGCTGTGCGGCCTGCTCAACGGCGCCCTGGTGGCCCTCGCGCGGGTCCCGGCGCTCGTCATCACCCTCGGCACGCTCTACGTGCTGCGCGGCGTCGGCCACTCCTGGGCCTCGGGCGACCAGATCAACGCGGCCGACATGCCGGGGGCGTTCCTCGACCTGGGCACCGCGACCCTGCTCGGCGTGCCGGTCCTCGCCCTGCTCGCCGCCGCCGTGCTGCTCGTGGTGGCGACCTGGCTGTCGTCCTACCGCAGCGGCCGGGAGCTGTACGCGATCGGCTCCGAGCCGGCCGCCGCACGGCTCAGCGGAATCCCGGTGGGCCGCAGGGTGTTCACCGCGTTCCTCGTGAGCGGTTCGCTGGCCGGCCTGGCCGGGGTGCTGTACGCGGCCAGGTACGGAACGGTGGACGCCACCGCGGGCACCGGCCTCGAACTCCAGGTCGTGGCCGCCGTGGTGGTCGGCGGCGTGGCGATCTTCGGCGGCAGCGGCACCGCCTGGGGCGCGGCGCTTGGCGCGCTGCTGCTGACCACCATCGGCAGCTCGCTCGCGGTGCTGCGGGTCGACCCGTTCTGGCAGCAGGCCGTCGTGGGCGCCCTGATCCTGGCCGCGATCGGTCTCGACCGGCTGCTCGCGGCGCGGACCGCCGCGGGCGCGGCGCGGGCGCGGGGCCGCGCGGGACCGCCGCCCGAGCGGGCGGACAGCACCGCGGGGGCCGGGGGCCGCGGCACCGGGAGGAAGGCGGGGAACCATGGCGCATGA
- a CDS encoding sugar ABC transporter ATP-binding protein: MTGPAALSPLLRLREVTKSFGPVAAVKGVSLALHAGRVHALAGENGAGKSTIVKMLAGVHRPDSGGIDLDGRPVVLDGPAAAQAAGIAVIHQEPTLFPDLSVAENIFMGRQPTGRLGRIDRRAMREAADGLSARLGFAVDPGRQARGLSIADQQLVEIAKALSLRARVFVMDEPTAALSGVEARRLFSVVGELTRQGAAVLFISHRFDEIFALCDDITVLRDGARVATERVADVTVDDIVRGMVGREVSALFPKEDVTPGDVVLDVAGLTRAGAFRDIDLAVRAGEIVALAGLVGAGRSEVVRAVFGVDRYDRGEVRVGGTPLPPGSPAAAMARGVALVPEDRRQQGLVMEMSVERNATLTRLRPLAGRGLLTGRGERRAAAAWAERLRVRYGGLGDPVGTLSGGNQQKLVLAKWLATAPRVLILDEPTRGIDVGTKAEVHRIMSRLAAEGMAVLMVSSELPEVLGMADRVLVMREGRITAELPGRRATEESVMFAATGRRAAGA, encoded by the coding sequence TTGACCGGCCCCGCCGCCTTATCACCGCTGCTCCGACTCCGTGAGGTCACCAAGTCCTTCGGCCCCGTGGCCGCCGTCAAGGGCGTCTCCCTCGCCCTGCACGCCGGGCGCGTGCACGCCCTGGCGGGCGAGAACGGCGCCGGCAAGTCGACCATCGTCAAGATGCTCGCCGGCGTCCACCGGCCCGACAGCGGCGGCATCGACCTCGACGGCCGCCCCGTCGTCCTCGACGGCCCGGCCGCCGCCCAGGCGGCCGGGATCGCCGTCATCCATCAGGAACCCACCCTGTTCCCCGACCTGTCGGTGGCCGAGAACATCTTCATGGGCCGGCAGCCCACCGGCCGCCTCGGCCGCATCGACCGCCGCGCGATGCGCGAGGCGGCCGACGGCCTGTCCGCCCGGCTCGGCTTCGCCGTCGACCCCGGCCGCCAGGCCCGCGGCCTGTCCATCGCCGACCAGCAACTCGTCGAGATCGCCAAGGCCCTGTCCCTGCGCGCGCGGGTGTTCGTCATGGACGAGCCGACCGCCGCGCTGTCCGGCGTCGAGGCGCGGCGCCTCTTCTCCGTCGTCGGGGAGCTGACCCGGCAGGGCGCCGCCGTCCTGTTCATCTCCCACCGCTTCGACGAGATCTTCGCCCTGTGCGACGACATCACCGTGCTGCGCGACGGCGCCCGGGTGGCCACCGAGCGCGTCGCCGACGTCACCGTCGACGACATCGTGCGCGGCATGGTGGGCCGTGAGGTCTCCGCGCTCTTCCCCAAGGAGGACGTGACGCCGGGCGACGTCGTGCTCGACGTGGCCGGGCTCACCAGGGCGGGGGCGTTCCGGGACATCGACCTGGCCGTCAGGGCCGGGGAGATCGTCGCGCTCGCGGGACTCGTCGGGGCGGGCCGCAGCGAGGTGGTGCGCGCCGTCTTCGGCGTGGACCGCTACGACCGCGGCGAGGTACGGGTCGGCGGAACGCCCCTGCCGCCCGGCTCCCCCGCGGCGGCCATGGCCCGCGGCGTCGCCCTGGTGCCCGAGGACCGGCGCCAGCAGGGCCTGGTGATGGAGATGTCGGTGGAGCGCAACGCCACGCTCACCCGGCTGCGCCCGCTGGCCGGACGCGGCCTGCTGACAGGACGCGGCGAACGGCGGGCCGCCGCCGCGTGGGCGGAGCGGCTGCGCGTGCGGTACGGCGGACTCGGCGACCCCGTAGGCACCCTCTCCGGCGGCAACCAGCAGAAGCTGGTGCTCGCGAAGTGGCTGGCGACCGCGCCGCGCGTCCTCATCCTCGACGAGCCCACCCGCGGCATCGACGTCGGCACCAAGGCCGAGGTGCACCGGATCATGTCCCGGCTCGCCGCCGAGGGCATGGCCGTGCTCATGGTGTCCTCGGAACTGCCCGAGGTGCTGGGCATGGCCGACCGCGTGCTGGTCATGCGCGAGGGGCGGATCACCGCGGAGCTGCCGGGGCGGCGGGCCACCGAGGAGTCGGTCATGTTCGCCGCCACCGGCCGGCGGGCGGCGGGCGCGTGA
- a CDS encoding Gfo/Idh/MocA family protein encodes MAKPTPTDGAHRRYALIGTGSRGRDYVRALCRDHRDVAELVALLDPNPARLDYYEDLIRDLGTGAAGPARYGADDVERMITEQRVDRVVVTAPDHTHADVIARALRAGADVITEKPLTTDAEGTRRITEALRETGRDLVVTFNYRYSPRNSALRELIASGAVGEVTGVQFEWVLDTQHGADYFRRWHREKQNSGGLLVHKASHHFDLVNWWIDDTPHRVFASGGLRFYGAEAAARRGLGPRPERGTTDHGGGDPFLLDLRTDEALRRLYLEAEHHDGYLRDRDVFGPGITIEDNLSLVVDYAGGPTLTYALNAHSPWEGYRVAVNGTEGRAELEVVERAAVLTEADRPAAVDPSVTGRTEGAAGDARADGERLVLQRHWEAAREIPIPPAEGGHGGGDAQLYRALFHRVPPDPLGRAADVTDGLRAVSVGIAGNRSLETGLPVLIPDLGLGEK; translated from the coding sequence TTGGCCAAGCCGACACCGACGGACGGCGCCCACCGCCGTTACGCGCTCATCGGCACCGGGAGCCGTGGCCGTGACTACGTGCGCGCCCTGTGCCGTGACCACCGGGACGTCGCGGAACTCGTCGCGCTCCTCGACCCGAACCCGGCGCGGCTCGACTACTACGAGGACCTCATCCGCGACCTCGGCACCGGGGCGGCGGGACCGGCCCGGTACGGCGCGGACGACGTGGAGCGGATGATCACCGAGCAGCGGGTCGACCGCGTCGTGGTGACCGCACCCGACCACACCCACGCCGACGTCATCGCGCGGGCCCTGCGCGCCGGCGCCGACGTGATCACGGAGAAGCCCCTCACCACCGACGCCGAGGGCACCCGCCGCATCACCGAGGCCCTGCGGGAGACGGGGCGCGACCTGGTCGTCACGTTCAACTACCGGTACTCCCCGAGGAACAGCGCGCTGCGGGAGCTGATCGCCTCCGGAGCCGTCGGCGAGGTCACGGGCGTCCAGTTCGAGTGGGTGCTCGACACCCAGCACGGCGCCGACTACTTCCGCCGCTGGCACCGGGAGAAGCAGAACTCGGGCGGCCTGCTCGTCCACAAGGCGTCGCACCACTTCGACCTCGTCAACTGGTGGATCGACGACACCCCGCACCGGGTGTTCGCCTCCGGGGGCCTGCGCTTCTACGGGGCCGAGGCCGCCGCCCGCCGGGGCCTCGGCCCCCGGCCGGAGCGCGGCACCACCGATCACGGCGGCGGCGACCCGTTCCTGCTCGATCTGCGCACCGACGAGGCGTTGCGCCGCCTCTACCTGGAGGCCGAGCACCACGACGGGTACCTGCGCGACCGCGACGTCTTCGGCCCCGGCATCACCATCGAGGACAACCTCTCGCTCGTCGTCGACTACGCGGGCGGCCCGACGCTGACCTACGCGCTCAACGCCCACAGCCCGTGGGAGGGGTACCGCGTCGCGGTCAACGGCACCGAGGGGCGCGCGGAGCTTGAGGTGGTGGAGCGGGCCGCCGTGCTCACGGAGGCGGACCGCCCCGCGGCCGTCGACCCGAGCGTCACCGGGCGGACGGAGGGCGCGGCGGGCGACGCCAGGGCCGACGGCGAGCGGCTGGTGCTCCAGCGCCACTGGGAGGCCGCCCGCGAGATCCCGATCCCGCCGGCCGAGGGCGGGCACGGGGGCGGTGACGCGCAGTTGTACCGGGCGCTGTTCCACCGGGTGCCGCCGGACCCGCTGGGCCGGGCCGCGGACGTGACGGACGGGCTGCGGGCGGTGTCCGTCGGGATCGCGGGCAACCGCTCACTGGAAACGGGCCTCCCGGTCCTCATTCCCGACCTGGGCCTCGGCGAGAAGTAG
- a CDS encoding TetR/AcrR family transcriptional regulator encodes MQCVKGAEAPVGLRERKKRATRAALAEAAVRLAAEHGIENVTVEAISDAADVSPRTFFNYFDSRDDAFVMIDSDVGARIRRAVLGAPPGLDPLTVVHDAFAAELADVEGRQEVWDLRAEVLKQAPHLMVRTLGAHMEDELILARAIAKRLDPDAPEPEQPGLYPRLVAAVAGTAVRISMQHWGVGGTSDPFPVVFRRVFAHLAAGLPAPTHGDR; translated from the coding sequence CTGCAATGCGTGAAGGGTGCGGAAGCTCCGGTGGGGCTCAGGGAGCGGAAGAAGCGGGCGACGCGTGCGGCGCTCGCGGAGGCCGCGGTGCGGCTCGCCGCCGAGCACGGGATCGAGAACGTGACCGTGGAGGCCATCAGCGACGCCGCTGACGTCTCGCCCCGGACCTTCTTCAACTACTTCGACAGCCGGGACGACGCCTTCGTCATGATCGACAGCGATGTCGGGGCGCGCATCCGGCGGGCGGTGCTCGGCGCACCGCCGGGGCTCGACCCCCTGACGGTGGTCCACGACGCCTTCGCCGCGGAACTGGCGGATGTCGAGGGCCGGCAGGAGGTGTGGGATCTGCGGGCCGAGGTGCTGAAGCAGGCTCCGCACCTCATGGTCCGAACGCTCGGGGCCCACATGGAGGACGAGCTCATCCTCGCCCGGGCCATCGCCAAGCGGCTCGACCCGGACGCGCCCGAGCCGGAGCAGCCGGGTCTCTACCCGCGCCTGGTGGCGGCGGTCGCCGGGACCGCCGTCCGCATCTCGATGCAGCACTGGGGCGTGGGCGGTACCTCCGACCCGTTCCCCGTTGTCTTCCGGAGAGTGTTCGCGCACCTGGCCGCCGGGCTGCCGGCGCCGACCCACGGCGACCGCTGA